One genomic window of Daphnia pulex isolate KAP4 chromosome 12, ASM2113471v1 includes the following:
- the LOC124209748 gene encoding protein cornichon-like, translated as MAFTFAAFSYICALVLDAFLIFFSIFHIIAFDELKTDYKNPIDQCSSLNPLVLPEYAIHILFNLMFLFAGEWFTLMFNIPLIAYHIHRYLNRPVMSGAGLYDPTNIMNQDVLNKCQREGWIKLAFYLLSFFFYLYGMIRSLISS; from the exons ATGGCGTTCACTTTTGCGGCTTTTTCTTACATCTGTGCTCTCGTCCTAGACGctttcctcatcttcttctctataTTCCAC ATAATTGCTTTTGACGAGCTCAAGACAGAttataaaaatccaattgatCAGTGCAGCAGCTTGAATCCG CTAGTTCTACCTGAATATGCTATTCACATATTATTCAACTTGATGTTTCTCTTTGCGGGAGAATGGTTTACACTCATGTTCAATATTCCACTAATTGCTTATCACATCCACag aTACTTGAACAGACCTGTGATGAGTGGAGCTGGACTCTATGATCCTACAAACATCATGAATCAAGATGTCTTAAATAAATGTCAACGGGAAGGATGGATCAAGTTGGCCTTCTATCtcctatccttttttttctacctctATGG gaTGATTCGTTCACTCATTTCTTCATGA
- the LOC124209749 gene encoding uncharacterized protein LOC124209749 gives MGGCIKVLRRETIHPFFSSETLSEKGYSSHCWVLSPETFRHHKAWWRFSLQDVAVSTGCLFDELCCIGGNLKCHLPSERCPEMEIVQTCSWTSYFYVLVACLAVGNLCISCILSMCRLLLPVLTLSHSVQSFAADPET, from the exons ATGGGTGGGTGCATCAAAGTGTTGAGACGAGAAACCATTcatcctttcttttcttccgagACGCTGTCCGAGAAGGGTTACTCTAGTCATTGCTGGGTCCTTTCTCCTGAAACTTTTCGTCATCACAAAG CATGGTGGAGATTTTCCCTTCAAGATGTAGCTGTGTCAACAGGATGCCTATTTGATGAGTTATGCTGTATCggaggaaatctgaaatg TCATCTTCCATCTGAGAGATGCCCTGAAATGGAAattgtgcagacttgcagttgGACATCATACTTCTACGTCTTAGTTGCCTGTCTGGCTGTCGGAAATTTGTGCATCAGCTGCATTTTGTCGAtgtgtcgtctcttgctgccTGTTCTCACGTTGAG TCATTCAGTGCAATCGTTCGCCGCCGATCCAGAGACTTGA
- the LOC124209746 gene encoding 39S ribosomal protein L14, mitochondrial-like has protein sequence MALQVQNFARIIPLSVPFCRSFHQCQPLNQIQLLTRLRVVDNSPIGKEAMLEGRPPKCIHVYNKTGVGTIGDKVLVAIKGQKKKAVIIGCKQKQKPLIPKFDSNNIVLIEDNGSPIGTRIHVPMPSILRKILKDRSVAKKIDFTKLLSIATKFV, from the exons ATGGCTCTCCAAGTGCAAAATTTTGCACGTATTATACCATTATCAGTTCCATTTTGTAGGTCGTTTCATCAATGTCAACCattgaatcaaattcaattgctCACAAGACTTCGTGTTGTGGATAATAGCCCGATTGGCAAGGAGGCCATGCTTGAGGGTCGACCTCCGAAGTGTATTCACGTTTACAACAAGACCGGCGTCGGAACTATtg GAGACAAAGTTTTAGTGGCTATCAAgggtcaaaagaaaaaggctgtTATTATCGGTTgtaaacaaaagcaaaaaccATTAATTCCAAAGTTTGATAGCAACAATATTGTTTTGATAGAAGACAATG GCTCACCAATTGGAACAAGAATTCATGTGCCAATGCCATCCATCCTACGAAAAATTCTTAAAGATAGGAGTGTAGCTAAAAAGATTGATTTCACCAAACTTTTGTCAATAGCTACCAAATTTGTGTAA
- the LOC124209745 gene encoding D-beta-hydroxybutyrate dehydrogenase, mitochondrial-like yields the protein MYQYTLLLVAIVTFVIFKFFQYGGYKKLCSSGKSVVVTGCDSGIGLSLAITAHKLGFHVFATCLDNNGYGANYMRENFPDIVVVPMDVTNPADIQNTLKVVKDHLEKTKTILWALINNAGVLVYGHFDWQLDYQAESQVQVNFLGVLRVTKAFLPLIRQAKGRVINITSANGNWCLPGLSVYCGTKHALDGFSNSLRMEMRPWNVKVVLINPGNLPGSTRILAAQSKHAKAMQENFSEEDNQDYGEYFDLFQKHLQTNFCATNLNQDQPLNDPKLNKMLESSLLMESPRPFYSNINFGFRMFMLVTKLVPTYYGDRMILQMWGDHVGYNLDRDLSI from the exons ATGTATCAATATACCTTGTTACTTGTAGCTATCGtaacttttgttattttcaagttcttcCAATACGGCGGATACAAAAAGTTGTGCTCATCTGGGAAAAGTGTTGTGGTAACTGGCTGCGATTCGGGAATAGGATTATCTCTAGCCATCACCGCGCATAAGTTAGGTTTTCATGTCTTTGCCACTTGTCTGGACAACAACGGATATGGAGCTAACTACATGCGAGAAAATTTTCCGGATATTGTCGTCGTTCCCATGGATGTTACCAACCCTGCAGATATTCAAAATACCCTGAAAGTAGTCAAAGATCATctggaaaaaactaaaacaattCTCTGGGCCTTGATCAATAATGCAGGTGTCTTAGTCTATGGACACTTTGACTGGCAATTAGATTATCAAGCAGAATCACAAGTGCAAGTTAATTTCTTGGGTGTTTTGAGAGTAACAAAGGCATTTCTGCCTCTTATACGACAAGCTAAAG GTAGGGTCATCAACATAACAAGTGCCAATGGCAACTGGTGTTTGCCCGGACTATCTGTCTATTGCGGCACGAAACACGCCTTAGATGGGTTTTCCAACTCACTTCGAATGGAGATGAGACCTTGGAACGTCAAAGTCGTACTTATTAATCCAG GAAACCTTCCTGGAAGTACTAGGATTTTGGCTGCCCAAAGCAAACACGCAAAGGCCATGCAAGAGAATTTTAGCGAAGAAGATAATCAAGACTACGGGGAATATTTCgatctttttcaaaaacactTGCAAACTAACTTTTGTGCTACAAATCTTAATCAG GATCAGCCGCTGAACGACCCGAAACTGAACAAAATGCTCGAATCTTCACTTTTGATGGAAAGCCCCCGTCCATTCTACTCGAacataaattttggttttcgaATGTTTATGCTCGTAACCAAACTCGTACCGACATATTATGGTGACCGGATGATTTTGCAGATGTGGGGTGACCATGTCGGGTACAACCTGGATAGAGACTTGtctatataa